In the genome of Phlebotomus papatasi isolate M1 chromosome 2, Ppap_2.1, whole genome shotgun sequence, one region contains:
- the LOC129802833 gene encoding charged multivesicular body protein 7, which yields MTSQGKFPEDLLPKCWSDDTRMGVLFSPFRELSVNPENYRSKLKFWKEMVSKYCEWRGTAEVTVQDVEETFRRHEKKPYCIQKVFEEMLASGEIKPRESFMEPPQTTWSGWATNLLVKEPLKWGVQAVKSRIFPSNFAEMAFIVQEVVENQATKLLKMLQNRLISQSEAMRLAEESLSLSPEGFALAIHALLCQQKVATHCAPIGESEEVVLKFAVSGEKIQAISKIEYSIYRLEMMEQELMKKIDAQEESAKREEEKAREYIKKSNRNLAKFCLSRRNGFLKNLEKHTKAIMNIQEMLSKIHDVTLNKKILQTYKLGGKSLQDALKNSGITAEMVDQTVDEMREAIQVSDEVEAALGTDLSSPADNAELEQELANLLEEDAAQKIQDDDILRKLEALRIPEGSPSRTPRQTETSQY from the exons ATGACGAGTCAAGGCAAATTTCCTGAGGATTTGTTGCCAAAATGTTGGAGCGATGATACAAGAATGGGAGTTCTATTTTCACCTTTCCGGGAATTGAGCGTAAATCCCGAAAACTACCGGAGTAAACTAAAGTTCTGGAAGGAGATGGTTAGTAAATACTGTGAATGGAGAGGAACAGCTGAGGTGACTGTACAGGACGTAGAAGAGACCTTCAGGAGACATGAGAAGAAGCCCTATTGTATTCAGAAAGTGTTCGAGGAGATGCTAGCCTCAGGCGAGATTAAGCCCAGAGAGAGCTTCATGGAGCCTCCTCAGACTACTTGGTCTGGATGGGCAACGAATCTATTGGTGAAGGAGCCCCTAAAATGGGGCGTTCAGGCTGTAAAAAGCAGAATATTTCCTTCCAATTTTGCTGAAATGGCTTTTATTGTGCAGGAAGTTGTTgag AATCAAGCAACGAAACTGCTGAAAATGCTTCAGAATCGGTTAATTTCGCAATCTGAAGCAATGCGATTGGCTGAAGAATCTCTGAGTCTATCTCCTGAGGGATTTGCTTTGGCCATTCATGCTCTCCTCTGTCAGCAAAAGGTTGCTACTCATTGTGCACCGATCGGGGAAAGTGAGGAAGTTGTGCTGAAATTTGCagtttctggagaaaaaattcAGGCAATTTCGAAGATTGAGTATTCAATCTATCGGCTGGAGATGATGGAGCAGGAACTCATGAAGAAGATTGATGCTCAGGAAGAGTCTGCGAAGCGGGAAGAAGAGAAGGCGAGAGAATATATAAAGAAGTCCAACAGGAATCTGGCCAAATTCTGTCTGTCAAGGAGAAATGGATTCCTGAAGAATTTGG AGAAACACACAAAAGCCATCATGAATATCCAGGAGATGCTCTCTAAGATCCATGACGTCACGCTCAATAAGAAAATCCTGCAGACGTACAAATTGGGCGGAAAATCTCTGCAGGATGCTCTGAAAAATTCCGGTATCACGGCTGAGATGGTCGATCAGACAGTCGATGAGATGAGGGAGGCTATTCAGGTCAGTGATGAAGTAGAAGCTGCCCTGGGCACGGATTTGTCATCTCCTGCGGACAATGCTGAGCTCGAGCAGGAACTGGCTAATCTCCTGGAAGAAGATGCTGCACAGAAGATTCAAGATGATGACATTCTGAGGAAACTTGAAGCTCTGCGGATTCCCGAGGGCTCCCCGTCTCGTACTCCCAGACAAACAGAAACGAGTCAGTATTGA